From the Corticium candelabrum chromosome 2, ooCorCand1.1, whole genome shotgun sequence genome, one window contains:
- the LOC134176340 gene encoding sushi, von Willebrand factor type A, EGF and pentraxin domain-containing protein 1-like — protein MTHEENISYVKLHLRDGLKRRRQQNGLTVSVSNSSNIDSATRCSDRAYDASTHGQSPVFVCMNQARYIWVVLRNSPWHLQVCEVRAYTGPMNLNAPGIASLSDVPYTDHVNNVTASAANAVDGKSSIGQSRGLGLRFCAVNNYKTNDKVQFLRISLHQKQPILSVRLHLRDPARGFIPTVYYSRLGSVNISVGNSSDVSDVRRQCGSSYQASQGQSPIFICYATGSYVWLTVSANYFLEVCEVEVYADVHCITPSSLVNGKYSITNDSVGGSLSVECNQGYKSTFSKPITCESSGNWSQPFPTCKAFCEPPPNVKNGKLIFSDNDGKQIINSTVTYECDNGYKLSDETKKTRKCLSSKQWSGTAQSCHYIDCGRPRLTTNGNFTGNTTYNSTITFTCRNGYYMKGIRKAKCLSSGLWSNIPSNCIPFCEPPQLTNGYLEFSDNSGVHDVDSTVTYHCDQGYESSDDKQKTRRCQENRKWSGTAPTCTQIQCPDISNKIIEDGSILNNNRLLGSIAVYECNRGYRIAGDKTRVCQSNGKWSGNPPVCQGNKCVSLASPTNGNVTTEIVHTIVISTYTCESGYRLKNGDSSRICLPSGLWSGKEPSCEPCSCDSTQTRQDANKKRHAVVLVQVTSSVQENEGQVSFKAKVKKVCRANNARARKIKSGNFASLAVTQETQHGTCRCPDFQKKVMYRVGVKVNGKSGKKWQLEVPRKFYVAESTVC, from the exons atgacACACGAGGAGAACATTTCATACGTAAAACTACATCTGAGAGACGGTTTGAAGAGACGAAGGCAACAGAATGGACTTACGGTCAGTGTCAGCAACAGCTCCAACATCGATTCTGCTACACGTTGTAGCGATAGAGCGTACGATGCTTCTACGCACGGGCAATCGccagtgtttgtttgcatgaatCAAGCACGCTACATTTGGGTCGTATTACGAAACAGTCCATGGCATCTTCAAGTTTGCGAAGTTCGAGCATACACTG GTCCGATGAATTTGAATGCTCCCGGAATTGCGTCGTTGTCAGACGTCCCATATACTGATCATGTAAACAATGTCACGGCAAGCGCTGCTAATGCTGTAGATGGAAAATCATCGATCGGGCAATCAAGAGGACTTGGTCTTAGGTTCTGTGCtgtcaataattacaaaacaaacgACAAAGTTCAGTTTCTTCGTATTTCTCTCCATCAAAAACAACCGATTCTTTCTGTTCGTTTGCACTTGAGAGACCCAGCAAGAGGCTTTATACCAACCGTATATTACAGCAGACTCGGCAGCGTAAATATTAGCGTTGGTAACTCCAGCGATGTGAGCGATGTACGACGACAGTGCGGGTCATCATATCAAGCAAGCCAAGGACAATCACCAATTTTTATCTGCTATGCTACTGGAAGTTACGTCTGGTTGACTGTAAGCGCAAATTACTTTCTTGAGGTCTGTGAAGTGGAAGTTTACGCAG ATGTTCACTGCATTActccttcttctcttgtcaatGGCAAATACAGCATCACGAATGACTCGGTGGGTGGGTCTTTGTCAGTGGAATGCAATCAAGGGTATAAATCTACATTCTCTAAACCGATTACATGTGAGAGCAGTGGAAATTGGAGTCAACCATTTCCAACGTGTAAAG CTTTCTGTGAACCTCCTCCGAACGTCAAGAATGGAAAATTGATCTTTAGTGACAATGATGGAAAGCAAATCATCAACAGTACAGTAACCTACGAATGTGACAATGGTTACAAGTTATCTGATGAGACAAAGAAAACTAGAAAATGTTTATCAAGCAAGCAGTGGTCAGGAACAGCACAATCTTGCCATT ATATTGATTGTGGAAGACCTCGGCTTACAACAAACGGAAACTTTACTGGAAATACGACATACAATTCAACAATTACCTTTACCTGTCGCAACGGTTATTACATGAAAGGTATTAGGAAAGCAAAGTGTTTGTCTAGCGGACTGTGGAGCAACATCCCATCAAATTGCATAC CGTTTTGTGAACCTCCTCAACTCACAAATGGATACCTTGAATTTAGTGACAATAGTGGAGTGCATGACGTTGACAGTACAGTGACGTATCATTGTGATCAAGGTTATGAGTCATCTgacgacaaacagaaaacaagaagatgccaagaaaacagaaaatgGTCAGGAACTGCACCAACTTGCACTC AAATACAATGCCCGGAtatttctaataaaattattgaagaTGGCAGCATTTTAAATAATAATAGACTGCTTGGCTCTATTGCTGTGTACGAATGCAATAGAGGATACCGCATTGCTGGAGACAAAACAAGGGTATGTCAATCGAATGGGAAATGGTCGGGCAATCCTCCAGTATGTCAAG GTAACAAATGCGTTTCACTTGCTTCGCCAACTAACGGCAACGTTACAACTGAAATTGTACACACTATTGTTATCTCAACTTACACTTGTGAGTCAGGATATCGATTGAAAAACGGAGATAGTTCTAGAATTTGTTTGCCAAGTGGGCTGTGGAGTGGAAAGGAACCATCATGTGAAC CTTGCAGCTGTGATTCTACTCAAACACGTCAAGATGCCAATAAGAAACGACATGCTG TTGTTTTAGTGCAAGTAACTTCTTCCGTCCAAGAAAACGAAGGACAAGTATCATTCAAAGCTAAAGTTAAAAAAGTCTGCCGTGCCAACAATGCCAGAGCACGCAAGATAAAGTCTGGAAATTTTGCTTCACTTGCTGTCACCCAGGAAACTCAGCATGGAACTTGCCGATGTCCCGACTTTCAGAAAAAGGTCATGTACAGAGTTGGGGTCAAGGTCAATGGGAAATCCGGGAAAAAATGGCAACTTGAAGTGCCACGAAAGTTTTATGTTGCAGAATCAACAGTGTGCTAA
- the LOC134176186 gene encoding vitamin K-dependent protein C-like, with amino-acid sequence MLCTASHGQHCGGVLVSDNCIVTAAHCLYLGGVFTTNVSVCVGRHCGNCSEVDVEGNPQCFKPKSTVIHPNFSRSTLDNDIAIIKLPKAVSCHCNSVFPVCLPNEKRDGSYLRAGMEGIVTGWGRVNSSLSRSTCLRKGDVRLASRNICSKKHPDYPITNSMMCGTDYSGACEGDSGGPLVIKSKEYGRRFVLAGIVSWGKGCGQVKGLGVYTKVLTHVNWIKQMCDMNS; translated from the coding sequence ATGCTTTGTACTGCTAGTCATGGCCAACATTGTGGAGGCGTTCTTGTATCAGACAATTGTATTGTAACGGCTGCGCATTGCCTTTATCTTGGAGGGGTGTTTACTACAAACGTCAGCGTATGTGTTGGCCGTCATTGTGGAAATTGCTCTGAAGTCGATGTTGAAGGAAATCCACAATGTTTTAAGCCCAAGTCAACAGTTATTCATCCCAATTTTAGCAGGAGTACGCTAGACAATGACATTGCCATTATTAAACTACCAAAAGCGGTTTCGTGTCACTGCAACAGTGTTtttcctgtttgtttgcctaaTGAGAAGAGAGACGGATCTTACCTTCGAGCTGGAATGGAAGGCATCGTCACTGGGTGGGGAAGAGTAAATTCTTCACTTAGTAGATCAACATGCTTGCGTAAAGGCGACGTGCGACTTGCTTCTCGTAATATTTGTTCCAAAAAGCATCCAGATTATCCGATAACGAACAGTATGATGTGTGGAACTGATTACAGCGGCGCATGCGAAGGAGACAGTGGTGGTCCGCTTGTCATTAAAAGCAAAGAGTACGGACGTCGGTTTGTGTTGGCAGGAATAGTGAGCTGGGGAAAAGGATGTGGCCAGGTGAAAGGTTTGGGAGTTTACACTAAAGTCCTGACTCATGTGAATTGGATAAAGCAGATGTGTGACATGAACTCTTAG